In a genomic window of Candidatus Gorgyraea atricola:
- the tsaE gene encoding tRNA (adenosine(37)-N6)-threonylcarbamoyltransferase complex ATPase subunit type 1 TsaE yields the protein MLTHSPEETIKLGEDLAKRLSKGSVVALFGDLGSGKTTFTKGIGKGLGVKNAMHINSPTFVLIKEYKGKFPLYHLDLYRLENLQNIEDIAVEEYIYGDGVTIIEWAGKMKRLLPKKHIAVKFTIKGESEREIKIEDLGD from the coding sequence ATGCTGACACATAGTCCAGAAGAGACAATTAAGTTGGGTGAGGATTTGGCAAAGAGGTTGTCTAAGGGGAGCGTGGTGGCGCTTTTTGGTGATCTTGGCAGCGGTAAGACTACGTTTACAAAGGGCATTGGAAAAGGCCTTGGTGTAAAAAATGCCATGCATATAAATAGCCCCACATTTGTTCTTATAAAGGAATATAAAGGTAAGTTCCCCCTGTATCACCTGGATCTCTACAGGCTCGAAAATTTACAGAATATAGAAGACATAGCGGTCGAGGAGTATATATATGGTGATGGCGTAACTATTATAGAATGGGCAGGAAAGATGAAAAGACTTCTTCCAAAAAAACACATTGCTGTAAAATTTACCATTAAAGGCGAGAGCGAAAGAGAGATAAAGATTGAAGATCTTGGCGATTGA
- the metG gene encoding methionine--tRNA ligase, translated as MRKFYITTPLYYVNGNPHIGHSYTNIACDVLARFRRLQGDEVLFATGTDEHGQKIQDSASEKGMEPRAFVDSVVPRFKDLWKQLNISYDDFIRTTEPRHEEVVKKILEMLHKNGDLYEGEYSGWYCTPCESFWTGAQLIEEKCPDCKRQVEHIKEKNFFFKLSKYQGWLVDYINSHEDFILPVIRRNEVLSFLKNPLNDLCVSRPKSRLSWGVAMPFSEDHVTYVWFDALINYISVCGYGDDPKKFKKFWPADIHMIGKDILRMHAVNWPIMLHAAGIEMPKTVFAHGWWKINEDKMSKSKGNIIDPKEMVDRFGIDAYRYFLLREVPFGMDGSFSEKALISRINSDLANDLGNLLHRTLSMIEKYFEGAVPKRTRNVDELSKSLIDKAKGLESEIKVALDTINFSKALTAIWELINMANKFIEQKAPWKLSKEKKTDQLKDMMRDLYDVLSIVCSALYPFMPTTSENMAIQLGLAKPGTKINKGKPLFPRIEK; from the coding sequence ATGAGAAAATTTTATATCACCACCCCCCTATATTACGTAAACGGTAATCCGCACATCGGGCATTCCTATACTAACATTGCCTGTGATGTGCTTGCCAGGTTCAGACGACTGCAAGGCGACGAAGTATTATTTGCCACAGGTACTGATGAGCATGGTCAGAAGATACAGGACTCAGCCAGTGAAAAAGGCATGGAGCCGAGGGCGTTTGTGGATAGCGTGGTGCCAAGGTTCAAGGATCTGTGGAAGCAGCTTAATATCTCATACGATGATTTTATCCGGACTACAGAGCCCAGACACGAAGAGGTGGTCAAAAAGATACTCGAGATGTTGCATAAGAATGGGGATCTCTATGAAGGCGAGTACAGCGGGTGGTATTGCACCCCGTGCGAAAGTTTTTGGACAGGGGCGCAGCTCATAGAGGAGAAGTGCCCTGACTGCAAGCGTCAGGTAGAACACATAAAAGAGAAGAATTTCTTTTTCAAGCTCTCCAAGTATCAGGGTTGGCTCGTAGATTACATTAATTCGCACGAAGATTTTATATTACCTGTTATAAGACGCAATGAGGTCTTAAGTTTTTTAAAAAACCCTTTGAATGACCTGTGTGTCTCAAGGCCAAAATCAAGGCTTTCATGGGGAGTGGCAATGCCTTTTAGCGAAGACCATGTCACATATGTGTGGTTTGACGCGCTCATAAATTATATAAGCGTATGTGGCTATGGCGATGATCCAAAGAAATTTAAAAAATTCTGGCCGGCAGACATACACATGATAGGTAAGGATATTTTAAGGATGCATGCGGTTAACTGGCCCATAATGCTTCATGCTGCAGGCATAGAGATGCCAAAGACAGTGTTCGCGCACGGCTGGTGGAAGATAAACGAGGACAAGATGTCTAAGTCCAAGGGCAATATAATAGATCCAAAGGAAATGGTAGATAGATTTGGCATTGACGCATATAGATATTTTCTTTTAAGAGAAGTGCCGTTTGGCATGGATGGCTCGTTTTCGGAAAAGGCCTTGATATCAAGGATCAACAGCGACCTTGCTAATGATCTTGGTAATCTCCTGCACAGGACGCTTTCAATGATAGAGAAATATTTTGAAGGAGCTGTGCCTAAAAGGACGCGGAATGTTGATGAGCTTAGTAAATCTCTTATTGATAAGGCAAAGGGTTTGGAATCCGAGATCAAAGTAGCCCTGGATACTATAAATTTCAGCAAGGCGCTTACAGCCATATGGGAATTGATAAACATGGCGAATAAATTCATAGAACAGAAGGCGCCATGGAAGCTTTCTAAGGAAAAAAAGACTGACCAGTTAAAAGATATGATGCGTGATCTCTATGATGTCTTGAGCATAGTTTGCAGCGCACTATACCCGTTTATGCCGACTACATCAGAGAATATGGCGATTCAACTCGGCCTTGCAAAGCCAGGTACCAAGATCAATAAAGGTAAACCACTTTTTCCCAGAATAGAGAAGTAA
- a CDS encoding thiamine-phosphate kinase has translation MRIRDLGEFKLIKRITKSTNLDDTAVLKYKKGKFLLFTTDMLLEGRHFRKTASPYLIGKKSLSVNISDIAAMGGIPKCAVISLGIPGSLKVKYVDAIYKGIRDVARKFKVDLVGGDTIASKKIIINIALLGEVEKKNLVLRSGAKKGDAILVTGSIGGSLKGKHLRFTPRLKEARFLTKNFNIHSMIDVSDGLLADLGHILERSNVGAVINDKDIPLTGSIEDGEDFELVFTVSKKDTKRLIKSWPFKARLSRIGAITGKKHKPPTKGYNHFK, from the coding sequence ATGCGAATAAGAGATTTGGGAGAATTTAAACTTATAAAAAGGATCACTAAGTCTACGAACTTAGATGATACAGCTGTTTTAAAATACAAAAAGGGTAAGTTTCTTTTGTTTACAACTGATATGCTGCTTGAGGGAAGGCATTTCCGTAAGACTGCCTCGCCATACCTGATCGGTAAGAAAAGTCTGTCAGTAAACATAAGCGATATCGCGGCAATGGGAGGGATTCCCAAGTGCGCAGTGATATCCCTGGGTATACCAGGTTCTTTAAAAGTAAAATATGTGGACGCTATATATAAAGGTATAAGGGATGTTGCGAGGAAGTTCAAAGTAGATCTAGTTGGTGGAGACACAATCGCCTCCAAAAAGATCATCATAAATATTGCGCTCCTCGGTGAGGTCGAAAAAAAGAACCTGGTTTTACGCAGCGGCGCCAAGAAAGGCGATGCGATATTGGTCACAGGCTCTATCGGAGGGTCGCTAAAAGGTAAGCATTTAAGATTTACTCCTCGTCTAAAAGAGGCGAGGTTTCTTACTAAAAATTTCAATATTCATTCAATGATAGATGTATCTGACGGTCTGTTAGCTGATCTTGGCCATATATTGGAAAGAAGCAATGTCGGCGCAGTGATCAATGATAAGGATATACCGCTTACAGGATCCATAGAAGACGGGGAAGATTTTGAGCTGGTATTTACAGTTTCTAAAAAAGACACAAAGAGATTAATAAAATCATGGCCTTTTAAGGCAAGGCTTTCAAGGATTGGCGCAATTACTGGCAAAAAGCACAAGCCACCAACAAAAGGCTACAACCATTTTAAATAA
- the tsaB gene encoding tRNA (adenosine(37)-N6)-threonylcarbamoyltransferase complex dimerization subunit type 1 TsaB, whose product MKILAIDTSSKFLSIALGNGKDIIKEENYLLDRRHSSLLVPKIKEMLEGSGLSIKKIDAFVVGLGPGSFTGLRIGVSAVKGLGLALKKPCIGVASIDAIAMNADSGMIVPIIDAKRENVYSAIYEKKNGRVVRKTDYLLIKMNELLKKVKKDAIFLGDGISIYKDKIGRGIFLEEKYWYPKAGNLIKLALPKIKRTKKCNLAKLEPIYLYPKDCQVKK is encoded by the coding sequence TTGAAGATCTTGGCGATTGATACAAGTTCGAAATTTTTAAGCATTGCGCTGGGAAATGGCAAGGATATAATAAAGGAAGAGAATTATCTTCTTGATAGGAGGCATTCGAGTTTATTAGTGCCTAAGATCAAGGAGATGTTAGAGGGCTCAGGTCTTTCAATAAAAAAGATAGACGCGTTTGTCGTAGGATTAGGCCCTGGCTCATTTACAGGTTTACGCATAGGTGTAAGCGCAGTAAAGGGACTTGGCCTTGCCTTGAAAAAACCCTGTATCGGCGTCGCGAGCATTGACGCGATTGCAATGAATGCAGATTCTGGCATGATCGTTCCTATCATAGACGCGAAGAGGGAGAATGTCTATAGCGCTATCTATGAGAAAAAGAATGGCCGTGTTGTCAGGAAAACAGATTATTTATTGATAAAGATGAACGAGCTTTTAAAAAAAGTAAAGAAGGATGCTATTTTTTTAGGTGATGGCATTAGTATTTATAAAGATAAGATAGGACGAGGAATCTTTTTGGAAGAAAAATATTGGTATCCAAAGGCAGGCAATCTAATAAAACTGGCACTACCAAAAATAAAACGAACCAAGAAGTGCAATTTAGCTAAACTCGAACCCATTTATCTATACCCTAAAGACTGCCAGGTGAAAAAATGA
- a CDS encoding DUF362 domain-containing protein, translated as MKAKVSLVKCKTYSAEEVGPAIKKAFGLLGGLELFVKKGEKVLLKPNMLSRKTPEQGANTHVEIVRACARLVRDCGAVPIVGDNPGGSLTPKEAYDASGFLNMAKEEGIELGQGKDVKMVRGIPISSYFFECDKIINLPKMKTHSLTTLTGAIKNMYGAVSGLIKTEYHKRFPNPREFVGTLVDVYEIVKPHLVLMDGIVSMDGDGPSAGRLRDTGILMAGSDGVAIDSVFSHLIGVRPSDILTTKEANKRGLGEISLENIEVVGESVSENFIEGFKLPHSKKLFMLPDRTLKMLASFIRFGPYINKDICKKCDICTKSCPVSAIKGFTIDHHRCIRCMCCHEVCPHNAIELRRNFLARVFGL; from the coding sequence ATGAAGGCAAAGGTTTCTCTTGTAAAGTGTAAGACATATAGCGCTGAAGAGGTCGGCCCTGCAATTAAAAAGGCCTTTGGCCTTCTAGGCGGCCTGGAGCTTTTTGTAAAAAAAGGCGAAAAGGTACTTCTTAAGCCTAATATGCTTTCAAGAAAAACGCCAGAGCAGGGCGCTAACACGCACGTTGAGATCGTCAGGGCATGCGCGAGGCTGGTAAGGGATTGTGGCGCAGTGCCAATAGTAGGTGATAATCCAGGCGGCTCTTTGACCCCTAAAGAGGCATATGATGCTTCAGGATTCTTAAATATGGCAAAGGAAGAAGGTATTGAGCTTGGCCAGGGTAAGGATGTCAAGATGGTTCGCGGCATTCCGATATCTTCTTATTTTTTCGAGTGCGATAAGATAATTAATCTGCCTAAGATGAAGACGCATAGTCTGACGACCTTGACAGGTGCTATAAAAAATATGTATGGCGCTGTCTCTGGTCTTATAAAGACCGAGTACCACAAAAGATTTCCTAATCCCAGAGAGTTTGTTGGTACCTTGGTGGATGTCTACGAGATAGTTAAGCCGCATCTTGTTTTAATGGATGGGATTGTTTCAATGGATGGAGATGGGCCTAGCGCAGGCAGGCTGAGAGATACCGGGATTTTGATGGCAGGTAGTGATGGCGTGGCTATAGATAGTGTGTTTTCGCATTTGATCGGGGTCAGGCCTTCGGATATCCTGACGACCAAAGAAGCTAATAAAAGAGGTCTCGGAGAGATATCTTTAGAAAATATTGAGGTTGTAGGCGAAAGCGTTTCAGAGAATTTCATAGAAGGGTTTAAGTTGCCACATTCTAAGAAGCTATTCATGCTGCCGGATCGCACCCTTAAGATGCTGGCAAGTTTTATCAGATTTGGACCGTATATAAATAAAGATATTTGTAAAAAATGCGATATCTGTACTAAGAGTTGTCCTGTATCTGCAATTAAAGGATTCACTATAGATCATCATAGGTGTATCAGGTGCATGTGCTGTCATGAGGTGTGCCCGCATAATGCAATAGAATTAAGACGGAATTTCCTGGCCCGCGTCTTTGGCCTATAA
- the nifS gene encoding cysteine desulfurase NifS encodes MRQIYLDHNATTPLRKEVLDAMMPYLTSDYGNASSVHSKGQSALKAVESSREIIGNAIATEPVDIVFTSGGTESDNFAIKGVAIANLDKGRHLITTQIEHHAVLESCKFLEEQLGFEVTYLPVDKYGVVDLNRLKEAIRKDTVLVSVMFANNEIGTIQPIKEIAKITKKNGVYFHTDAVQALGKESIDVEDLGVDLCSFSAHKLSGPKGIGASYIRKGVKIVPFQAGGYHERKRRAGTLNVPGIVGFAKAMEIAKRDMKKNNKHMKRLNKKLLTGLQKELDEIYLNGHPDNRLSNTLNVSFRYIEGESLILNFDMKGIFASTGSACTSGSLETSHVLTSIGVPPDRSQGSIRFSFGYENKDEDVDYCLIEIPPVVKRLREMSPLC; translated from the coding sequence ATGCGACAAATTTATTTAGATCATAACGCCACTACACCGCTTCGCAAGGAAGTTTTAGATGCCATGATGCCGTATCTTACTAGCGATTATGGCAATGCCTCGAGCGTGCACTCTAAAGGTCAGTCTGCGCTTAAGGCAGTGGAATCCTCAAGAGAGATAATAGGTAATGCCATAGCTACAGAGCCAGTGGATATCGTCTTTACATCAGGCGGCACAGAATCTGATAATTTTGCGATAAAGGGCGTTGCGATCGCAAATCTTGATAAAGGCAGGCATCTCATAACTACACAGATAGAGCATCACGCGGTCCTGGAGTCATGCAAATTTTTAGAAGAGCAGCTTGGGTTTGAAGTGACGTACCTGCCTGTTGACAAATATGGCGTGGTGGATTTAAACAGATTAAAGGAAGCGATAAGAAAAGATACAGTTCTTGTTTCAGTTATGTTTGCCAATAACGAGATAGGTACTATCCAGCCAATAAAGGAGATCGCAAAGATCACGAAAAAAAATGGCGTGTATTTTCACACAGACGCGGTTCAGGCCCTGGGCAAGGAATCTATAGATGTGGAAGATCTAGGCGTGGACCTCTGTTCATTTTCTGCCCATAAATTAAGTGGGCCAAAGGGTATAGGAGCGTCATACATCCGGAAGGGTGTTAAGATCGTACCTTTTCAGGCTGGCGGGTATCACGAGAGAAAGAGAAGGGCTGGGACATTGAATGTGCCTGGTATTGTTGGTTTCGCAAAGGCCATGGAGATAGCAAAGCGCGATATGAAGAAAAACAATAAACACATGAAAAGGTTGAATAAAAAATTACTGACTGGCCTCCAGAAAGAGCTCGATGAGATCTACCTGAATGGCCATCCGGATAACAGGCTCTCAAATACCCTTAATGTAAGTTTCAGGTATATTGAAGGAGAGTCATTGATATTGAATTTTGACATGAAGGGTATATTTGCCTCGACAGGTTCTGCCTGCACGTCTGGTTCGCTGGAAACTTCTCATGTCCTTACCAGTATAGGAGTCCCGCCAGATCGCTCGCAAGGTTCTATAAGGTTCTCATTCGGTTACGAAAATAAAGACGAGGACGTAGATTATTGCCTGATAGAGATCCCGCCTGTAGTAAAAAGACTCAGAGAAATGTCCCCTCTATGTTAA
- a CDS encoding DNA polymerase III subunit encodes MSFENIIGQDIAVNSLKGIIAQDTARGSYLFFGPDGIGKRTAAIEFAKAINHDDIASRKIDSGNHPDVFIVYPEGKSSSIKIEKIREIIYQASLKPYEAKKRIFIISDAEAMTLEAQNALLKLLEEPPQNHILILTSSNAAALLPTVLSRCKVVKFYSLSQSRIQEFLEARNMEEKEAVLFSHMAMGSLGRAMELKEGDIIARRDQVVNDFFLRKSALLKENVLSGDLLKNIGQSLYMLLCWYRDLLVSKFTQAPDELLNADRSREIFSYASRFSREKLQKDVLAIMKTIGHVRANVNPKIALFNLAVELKRG; translated from the coding sequence ATGTCATTCGAAAATATAATCGGGCAAGACATAGCGGTTAATTCGCTTAAGGGCATAATCGCGCAGGATACAGCAAGGGGGAGCTATCTATTTTTCGGACCTGACGGCATTGGTAAGCGCACTGCGGCCATTGAGTTCGCAAAGGCCATAAATCACGATGATATAGCGTCCAGAAAAATAGATTCTGGGAATCACCCGGATGTATTTATCGTATATCCAGAAGGAAAGTCCAGTTCTATAAAGATAGAGAAGATAAGAGAGATAATCTATCAGGCGAGCCTGAAGCCGTATGAGGCAAAGAAAAGGATCTTTATCATAAGCGATGCAGAGGCCATGACCCTGGAGGCGCAGAATGCGCTTTTAAAGCTTCTGGAGGAGCCGCCGCAGAATCATATATTGATATTGACCAGCTCTAATGCCGCAGCGCTACTCCCTACGGTTTTATCGAGATGCAAGGTCGTGAAGTTTTATTCTCTTAGCCAGAGTAGAATTCAGGAATTTCTTGAGGCGCGGAACATGGAAGAAAAAGAGGCTGTGCTATTTTCGCATATGGCAATGGGTAGCCTTGGCAGGGCAATGGAGCTCAAGGAAGGGGATATTATTGCGCGACGCGACCAGGTCGTGAATGATTTTTTCTTGAGAAAGAGCGCGCTTTTAAAAGAAAATGTTTTATCAGGGGATTTGCTAAAGAATATCGGCCAGTCTCTATATATGCTTTTGTGCTGGTACAGGGATCTATTGGTGTCAAAATTTACACAGGCACCTGACGAATTATTAAATGCGGATCGTTCACGCGAGATCTTTTCGTACGCGTCCAGGTTTTCAAGAGAGAAATTACAGAAAGATGTCTTGGCCATAATGAAGACAATAGGCCATGTGAGAGCGAATGTAAATCCAAAAATAGCGCTTTTCAATTTAGCAGTGGAACTGAAACGAGGTTAA
- a CDS encoding TatD family hydrolase has protein sequence MLIDTHCHLDFKNFDEDRSEVIARSKEQGIEFIINVGSSMEGTKRSLELAEKHEFIYAAAGIHPHDADHAGDEDLESFRRFFESKKVVAVGEIGLDYYKNISSKENQKKLFIKLLREAKERELPIIIHNRDAHKDTLAILRKEIGKSIKGVMHCFSGDEALLRECLDLGMHVSFTCNLTFKNAGRLRDIARLVPMERLLLETDAPFLAPQEFRGKRNEPMYVKYLAEEIANIKGLDFKEVAKITTENAKRLFGLC, from the coding sequence ATGTTAATAGACACACACTGCCATCTGGATTTTAAGAATTTTGACGAAGATAGGAGTGAAGTCATTGCTCGTTCAAAAGAACAGGGCATAGAATTTATCATCAATGTTGGTTCCAGTATGGAAGGTACTAAAAGGTCTCTGGAGCTCGCAGAGAAGCATGAATTTATATACGCCGCAGCAGGTATCCATCCGCACGACGCTGATCATGCAGGAGATGAGGATCTGGAATCATTCAGAAGATTTTTTGAGAGCAAAAAAGTCGTCGCGGTCGGGGAGATAGGCCTTGATTATTATAAAAATATCTCATCAAAAGAGAACCAGAAGAAATTATTTATAAAATTATTGCGCGAGGCAAAAGAAAGAGAATTACCTATTATTATCCATAATCGCGACGCCCATAAAGATACATTAGCTATTTTAAGAAAAGAGATAGGGAAGTCTATAAAGGGTGTTATGCATTGTTTTTCAGGAGACGAGGCCCTGCTTAGGGAGTGTCTGGACCTTGGCATGCATGTATCTTTTACCTGTAATCTTACATTTAAGAATGCTGGTAGGCTGCGCGATATAGCAAGGCTCGTGCCCATGGAGAGACTTCTGCTTGAGACAGACGCGCCTTTTTTAGCGCCGCAGGAGTTTAGGGGAAAGCGCAATGAACCCATGTATGTGAAGTATTTGGCTGAGGAGATCGCGAATATAAAAGGTCTAGACTTTAAAGAAGTCGCGAAGATTACAACGGAGAATGCAAAGAGGTTGTTTGGATTATGCTAG
- a CDS encoding type II CAAX endopeptidase family protein — MLEFIRREKIYFLILFFILAVNLMQVKTVKKETPSEKSLSSMNFEELGVTEEKVKDFFESDKFSAKFFKYLVYFGFFIFALSLVLNLVFIFRGKPRLCRPGLNPAYRDGVEIGRKGAGAPWEILDIFRAVLIIIFAGYVLAIIEAYVVKSFHLELTMNLRMIINTFFIDIVAAMVILYFVMVKYKKNIQELGLKTSSFLRNILSGITAYIFMLPVLLVILIFSIWILNALGYTPPPQPVFEVFMEEKKSLVLLFLTVFVSVLGPIVEEVFFRGFMYSAVRKHTGVLAAAFLSGAIFSMLHTNIVGFLPIMALGVLLAYLYETTGSLVASISVHILHNSIIVAFVFFLKELIG; from the coding sequence ATGCTAGAGTTCATCAGGCGTGAAAAGATATATTTCCTAATACTCTTTTTTATATTAGCTGTAAATTTGATGCAGGTAAAGACCGTAAAAAAAGAGACGCCTAGTGAAAAGTCTTTGTCTTCGATGAACTTTGAGGAACTGGGTGTTACAGAAGAAAAGGTTAAGGACTTTTTCGAGTCTGATAAGTTCAGCGCAAAATTCTTTAAGTATCTTGTATACTTTGGATTTTTTATATTTGCCCTGTCTTTGGTGCTGAATCTTGTTTTTATTTTTAGGGGAAAGCCCCGTCTCTGTAGGCCGGGTTTAAACCCGGCCTACAGAGACGGGGTGGAGATAGGGAGAAAGGGTGCGGGAGCACCATGGGAGATACTGGACATATTCAGGGCAGTCCTTATTATAATATTTGCAGGTTATGTGCTGGCGATCATCGAGGCGTATGTCGTGAAGTCCTTTCATCTTGAATTGACTATGAATCTACGCATGATAATCAATACCTTTTTTATAGATATTGTTGCAGCGATGGTGATCTTGTATTTTGTCATGGTCAAATACAAAAAGAACATACAGGAGTTGGGACTAAAGACCTCTTCTTTTTTAAGAAATATTTTATCTGGCATAACTGCCTATATTTTTATGTTGCCGGTTTTGCTGGTAATATTGATCTTCTCTATATGGATCTTGAATGCGTTGGGATATACGCCGCCGCCTCAGCCTGTATTTGAGGTGTTCATGGAAGAGAAGAAGAGCCTGGTGCTTTTATTTCTGACAGTCTTTGTATCAGTGCTTGGGCCTATAGTAGAAGAGGTCTTTTTTAGAGGGTTTATGTACAGTGCTGTAAGAAAGCATACAGGTGTATTGGCCGCGGCATTTTTAAGTGGCGCTATTTTTAGTATGCTGCATACAAACATCGTTGGATTTTTACCCATAATGGCGCTGGGCGTGCTTTTGGCATATCTCTACGAGACTACAGGTTCGCTTGTGGCGTCGATAAGTGTTCATATATTGCATAATTCCATTATCGTGGCTTTTGTATTTTTTCTAAAAGAATTAATAGGTTAG
- a CDS encoding stage 0 sporulation family protein — MKEVIQVRLREAGITLYYEPNDMKPKVGDYVIVGVERGQDYAQVISVPESISEDKLKKPLKKIVRIATKDDMERINENKKRIKYASQTCTRKIQERKLDMKLINVEYSFDRTKLIFYFTSEGRVDFRELVKDLAHIFKVRIELRQVGVRDEARMLGGFGHCGRPLCCSSFLKGFEPVTIRMAKEQNLPLNPSKISGCCGRLMCCLGYEYQNYKKYLKGLPKEGEKIKTKHGKGRVVSVNALRRKVTVELEEGKHIELDYNK; from the coding sequence GTGAAGGAAGTGATTCAAGTCAGATTAAGAGAGGCAGGTATTACCTTATATTATGAACCCAATGATATGAAGCCGAAGGTGGGGGACTATGTGATCGTCGGAGTTGAAAGGGGTCAGGATTATGCTCAGGTGATAAGCGTGCCAGAGAGCATTTCAGAGGACAAGCTTAAAAAACCATTGAAGAAAATTGTGCGCATAGCTACAAAGGATGATATGGAGCGCATAAATGAAAACAAGAAGCGGATCAAGTACGCGTCCCAGACATGCACCAGAAAGATCCAGGAACGCAAGCTTGATATGAAGCTGATCAATGTGGAATATTCCTTTGACAGGACAAAGCTTATTTTTTATTTTACCTCTGAAGGCAGGGTGGATTTCAGGGAGCTTGTAAAGGACCTGGCCCATATATTTAAGGTAAGGATAGAGTTGAGGCAGGTAGGCGTCAGGGATGAGGCAAGGATGCTGGGCGGGTTCGGGCATTGCGGCCGGCCTCTGTGCTGCTCTAGTTTTTTAAAGGGTTTTGAGCCAGTGACGATAAGGATGGCAAAGGAACAGAATCTTCCGCTCAATCCTTCAAAGATCTCAGGCTGTTGCGGCAGGCTCATGTGTTGCCTGGGATATGAATATCAGAATTATAAGAAGTATCTAAAAGGACTCCCAAAAGAAGGCGAAAAGATAAAGACAAAGCATGGCAAGGGCAGGGTAGTAAGTGTAAACGCCTTAAGGCGCAAGGTAACTGTTGAACTGGAGGAAGGAAAGCATATAGAGTTAGATTACAATAAATGA
- the mtnA gene encoding S-methyl-5-thioribose-1-phosphate isomerase — MLLEPIKWEKNKIVFIDQTELPARLKYVRCADVDTLCEAVKKLRVRGAPLIGVSVALGYALAAINSKAKTLAGLKKDLKSAYLKLKKTRPTAVNLFWALKRMENCFLNISSSSNLHQIKKAILKEALSIMNEDKQMCRAIGKNGARLIKNRDIVLTHCNAGMLATAGYGTALSPLYEAKKQGKRFKVYVDETRPLMQGSRLTMWELMKNKIDAILICDDMAASTIKNKGVTKIIVGADRIARNGDAANKIGTYGLAVLAKHHKIPFYVAAPSSTIDRNAATGADIPIEERKPEELIYVGSKQTAPNKSKVFNPAFDVTPSELITAIITESGVYANKRFGRI; from the coding sequence ATGCTGCTTGAACCTATCAAGTGGGAGAAGAATAAGATAGTTTTTATTGATCAGACAGAGTTGCCAGCGCGGCTAAAGTATGTGAGATGCGCTGATGTAGATACGCTGTGCGAGGCTGTAAAGAAGCTAAGGGTTCGCGGCGCGCCTTTAATAGGTGTATCTGTTGCATTAGGTTATGCCCTCGCAGCCATAAATTCAAAGGCAAAGACATTAGCTGGACTTAAGAAGGATCTGAAGAGCGCTTATCTGAAACTTAAAAAGACTCGGCCAACTGCAGTGAATCTTTTCTGGGCGCTAAAAAGAATGGAGAATTGCTTTTTGAATATTTCATCTTCTTCTAATCTTCACCAGATTAAAAAAGCAATTTTAAAAGAAGCGCTTTCTATAATGAACGAAGATAAACAAATGTGCCGCGCAATAGGAAAGAACGGCGCCAGATTGATAAAGAACAGAGACATTGTACTCACGCATTGCAATGCAGGCATGCTCGCAACAGCAGGCTATGGCACAGCGCTTTCTCCTCTTTATGAGGCAAAGAAACAGGGTAAGCGTTTTAAGGTGTACGTGGATGAGACACGGCCGCTCATGCAGGGGTCGCGGCTTACCATGTGGGAGCTTATGAAAAACAAGATCGATGCCATACTTATATGCGATGACATGGCAGCGTCTACCATTAAGAATAAGGGCGTCACAAAGATCATCGTCGGTGCTGACAGGATCGCGCGAAATGGAGATGCTGCGAATAAGATCGGCACATATGGACTCGCAGTGCTTGCCAAACATCACAAGATCCCTTTTTACGTGGCAGCACCAAGTTCTACCATAGATAGAAATGCAGCCACAGGCGCTGACATCCCTATAGAAGAAAGAAAACCTGAAGAACTTATCTATGTGGGATCAAAACAGACAGCGCCAAATAAATCCAAGGTCTTTAATCCAGCATTTGATGTAACGCCAAGTGAACTCATAACAGCAATAATAACTGAATCAGGTGTATATGCGAATAAGAGATTTGGGAGAATTTAA